A stretch of the Archangium violaceum genome encodes the following:
- a CDS encoding NFACT RNA binding domain-containing protein gives MSLRSSELELVVAEVSARLGGAVVQKAWCPLPRLAYLEVRVPGRSVLLCLCAEGELSRVSVAAERFPTPGEPAPFQRWLRQELIGLKLIGASWSEAERLVTFDFQSEDSRRRLVLELGSPGGLVLLTDSGRVLMLSGEGLAQRRSLHPGAQWTPPEPLSPEALARARAAPSRFTTDAVYPLDFMPYAEEAERLLGPKDKSSRAEAIRRRLALPYRARLKRSGRTLEKVRAEAARGPEAERHRQLGELLTQNLYQLKRGATEVTLTAYTESGMEEVRVKLDPRRTPKEEADWHFHQYRRLLRGVEHARQREAELAREVGHAEAALKQLEALDEDSLLAQAEVLHLSAAEEGPREARPFKEYVGHGGQRIWVGKGGEDNDTLTFKVARPYHLWLHARGQPGSHVVVPLAKGVEVSQEVLLDAAHLALHHSGAKGEPRGEVSWVPVKFVKKVKGGAHGQVLYTREKTLVVRMEPDRLERLLKTRGGEAPPAP, from the coding sequence GTGTCACTGCGTTCCTCGGAGTTGGAGCTGGTGGTGGCGGAAGTATCCGCGCGGCTGGGGGGCGCGGTGGTGCAGAAGGCGTGGTGTCCGCTGCCGCGCCTGGCCTACCTGGAGGTGCGGGTGCCCGGGCGCTCCGTCCTCCTGTGCCTGTGCGCGGAGGGGGAGCTGTCCCGCGTATCGGTGGCGGCGGAGCGCTTCCCCACACCGGGGGAGCCGGCCCCCTTCCAGCGCTGGCTGCGGCAGGAGCTGATAGGCCTCAAGCTGATCGGCGCCTCGTGGTCGGAGGCCGAGCGCCTGGTGACGTTCGACTTCCAGAGCGAGGACTCCCGGCGGAGGCTGGTGCTGGAGCTGGGCTCGCCGGGGGGGCTCGTGCTGCTGACGGACTCGGGCCGGGTGCTGATGCTCTCGGGCGAGGGCCTGGCGCAGCGGCGCTCGCTGCACCCGGGGGCGCAGTGGACGCCGCCGGAGCCGCTGTCCCCGGAGGCGCTCGCCCGGGCCCGGGCCGCTCCGTCGCGCTTCACCACGGATGCGGTGTACCCCCTGGATTTCATGCCCTACGCCGAGGAGGCCGAGCGGCTACTCGGGCCGAAGGACAAGTCGAGCCGCGCGGAAGCCATCCGCCGTCGTCTGGCGCTGCCGTACCGGGCCCGCCTCAAGCGTTCGGGACGCACGTTGGAGAAGGTGCGCGCGGAGGCCGCGCGGGGCCCGGAGGCCGAGCGGCACCGGCAGCTCGGCGAGCTGCTCACCCAGAACCTCTACCAACTGAAGCGGGGGGCCACGGAGGTGACGCTCACCGCGTACACCGAGTCGGGGATGGAGGAGGTGCGGGTGAAGCTGGACCCGAGGCGGACGCCAAAGGAGGAGGCGGACTGGCACTTCCACCAGTACCGGCGCCTGCTGCGGGGCGTGGAGCATGCACGGCAGCGGGAGGCGGAGCTGGCGCGCGAGGTGGGACACGCGGAGGCGGCGCTGAAGCAGCTCGAGGCGCTGGATGAGGACTCGCTGCTGGCGCAGGCGGAGGTGTTGCATCTCTCGGCCGCGGAGGAGGGCCCGCGGGAGGCCCGGCCCTTCAAGGAGTACGTGGGGCATGGGGGCCAGCGCATCTGGGTGGGCAAGGGCGGCGAGGACAACGACACGCTCACCTTCAAGGTGGCGCGCCCCTACCACCTGTGGCTGCACGCGAGGGGGCAGCCGGGCAGCCATGTGGTGGTGCCACTGGCCAAGGGCGTGGAGGTGTCGCAGGAGGTGCTATTGGACGCGGCGCACCTGGCGCTGCACCACTCGGGCGCCAAGGGCGAGCCGCGAGGCGAGGTGAGCTGGGTGCCGGTGAAGTTCGTCAAGAAGGTGAAGGGGGGGGCGCACGGCCAGGTTCTCTACACCCGGGAGAAGACGCTGGTGGTGCGCATGGAGCCGGATCGGCTGGAGCGGCTGTTGAAGACGCGTGGAGGCGAGGCGCCGCCCGCCCCATGA
- a CDS encoding HD domain-containing phosphohydrolase, whose amino-acid sequence MTEPFPVLPQTQPPEPPDLNRRLKKLTSILDVTKAMSAERDLDLLLPLILYEASKVVEADRCSLFVLDRERNELWSKVAQGSKSEIRLPVGSGIAGQVAQTGEVINLPDAYADERFNRTFDTLSGYRTQSVLCVPMRDANGEVTGVIQALNKLNGRPFDSEDEELLLALGAQAAGAIENALLHEEINRLFEGFVSASVVAIESRDPTTAGHSGRVADLTVAMARALEHVNTGVYAHTRFSVTELQELRYASLLHDFGKVGVREPVLVKAEKLYPHELEGLRARFQLARKDLQLQSYRRRLAAAKLRGTHHLTEIDAEEDARLAQELKQLDEVLEFVLTCNRPTVLAQGNFERLHELRHLRFQDAFDQERSLLLDREIQSLSIAKGTLSEEERREIESHVEHTYRFLSQIPWTRTLRRVPEIAYAHHEKLDGTGYPRAIPDNSIPVQSRMMSIADIYDALTASDRPYKKAVPHQLALDILKKEAHSGQLDIELFRIFVEAEIPKRALREPRG is encoded by the coding sequence ATGACGGAGCCATTCCCGGTGCTTCCACAGACCCAGCCGCCCGAACCTCCAGACCTCAACCGGCGCCTCAAGAAGCTCACGTCCATCCTGGACGTCACCAAGGCCATGAGCGCCGAGCGCGACCTGGACCTGCTGCTGCCCCTCATTCTCTACGAGGCCAGCAAGGTGGTGGAGGCGGACCGGTGCTCGCTCTTCGTGCTCGACCGCGAGCGCAACGAGCTGTGGAGCAAGGTGGCCCAGGGCTCCAAGAGTGAAATCCGCCTCCCCGTGGGCAGCGGCATCGCCGGCCAGGTGGCCCAGACGGGCGAGGTCATCAACCTCCCGGACGCCTACGCCGACGAGCGATTCAACCGCACCTTCGACACCCTCAGCGGCTACCGCACCCAGAGCGTGCTCTGCGTGCCCATGCGCGATGCCAACGGCGAGGTCACCGGCGTCATCCAGGCGCTCAACAAGCTGAACGGGCGCCCCTTCGACTCCGAGGACGAGGAGCTGCTGCTCGCCCTGGGTGCCCAGGCCGCCGGCGCCATCGAGAACGCCCTGCTCCACGAGGAGATCAACCGCCTCTTCGAGGGCTTCGTCTCCGCCTCCGTGGTGGCCATCGAATCGAGAGATCCCACCACCGCGGGTCACTCGGGCCGCGTGGCCGACCTCACCGTGGCCATGGCTCGCGCGCTCGAGCACGTGAACACCGGCGTCTACGCCCACACGCGCTTCAGCGTCACCGAGCTCCAGGAGCTGCGCTACGCCTCGCTGCTGCATGACTTCGGCAAGGTGGGCGTGCGCGAGCCCGTGCTCGTCAAGGCCGAGAAGCTCTACCCCCACGAGCTGGAGGGGCTGCGGGCCCGCTTCCAGCTCGCCCGCAAGGATTTGCAGCTGCAGAGCTACCGCCGCCGGCTCGCCGCCGCGAAGCTGCGCGGCACCCACCACCTGACGGAGATCGACGCCGAGGAGGACGCCCGGCTCGCCCAGGAGCTCAAGCAGCTGGACGAGGTGCTCGAGTTCGTCCTCACCTGCAACCGCCCCACCGTGCTCGCCCAGGGAAACTTCGAGCGGCTCCACGAGCTGCGGCACCTGCGCTTCCAGGACGCCTTCGATCAAGAGCGCTCGCTGCTGCTCGACCGGGAGATCCAGTCCCTCTCCATCGCCAAGGGCACCCTCTCCGAGGAGGAGCGCCGGGAGATCGAGAGCCACGTCGAGCACACCTACCGCTTCCTCTCGCAGATTCCCTGGACGCGCACCCTGCGCCGCGTTCCGGAGATCGCCTACGCGCACCACGAGAAGCTCGATGGCACCGGCTACCCTCGCGCCATCCCCGACAACAGCATCCCCGTGCAGTCCCGGATGATGTCCATCGCCGACATCTACGACGCCCTCACCGCCAGCGATCGGCCCTACAAGAAGGCCGTCCCACACCAGCTCGCGCTCGACATCCTCAAGAAGGAGGCCCACAGCGGCCAGCTCGATATCGAGCTGTTCCGCATCTTCGTCGAGGCCGAGATTCCCAAGCGGGCCCTCCGGGAGCCTCGCGGATAG
- the pyk gene encoding pyruvate kinase, whose amino-acid sequence MRRAKIVCTLGPASQSQEMLEALIEAGMDVARLNFSHGSHEQHAENIAKLRAASLKVRKAVGILGDLQGPKIRTGRFITGSTELKHGGEFHITTDETVKGTDEIVSTTYPFLAADVNPGDRILLDDGLLELKVIETDKKQLIRTKVIHGGTLKNNKGINLPGVAVRADALTPKDREDLVFGIKAGVDFIALSFVRQPSDLDMARSAMAEVGRTVPIIAKLEKPEAIARLDAILDKTDGVMVARGDLGVEIPPEEVPSVQKDIVRRCNMRGLPVIVATQMLNSMIDNPRPTRAEASDVANAVFDGADAVMLSGETASGKFPIESVQMMERIVLAAESTVRAQGLMAPTESPVGLPSHFPDVIAASACYAAKQAGASLIAAFTLSGVTARLLAHYRPPVPIVAFSPNQEVRRRLALLWGVVPRVLEPIQETEAMVRRVEEELVSRGLARKGDRVVIVFGAPVGQPGKINSMRLHIIGS is encoded by the coding sequence ATGCGACGCGCGAAGATTGTCTGCACCCTTGGTCCGGCCAGCCAGAGTCAGGAAATGCTGGAGGCCCTGATTGAAGCCGGGATGGACGTGGCCCGGCTCAACTTCTCTCACGGCAGCCACGAGCAGCACGCCGAGAACATCGCGAAGCTCCGGGCGGCCTCGCTGAAGGTCCGCAAGGCGGTGGGCATCCTGGGAGACCTCCAGGGCCCGAAGATCCGCACCGGCCGCTTCATCACCGGCAGCACGGAGCTGAAGCACGGCGGCGAGTTCCACATCACCACGGACGAGACCGTGAAGGGCACGGATGAGATCGTGTCCACCACGTATCCGTTCCTGGCGGCGGACGTGAACCCGGGAGACCGCATCCTGCTGGATGACGGCCTGCTGGAGCTCAAGGTCATCGAGACGGACAAGAAGCAGCTCATCCGCACGAAGGTCATCCATGGCGGTACCCTGAAGAACAACAAGGGTATCAACCTGCCGGGCGTGGCGGTGCGCGCGGACGCGCTGACGCCGAAGGACCGGGAGGACCTGGTGTTCGGCATCAAGGCGGGCGTGGACTTCATCGCCCTGTCCTTCGTGCGCCAGCCGTCGGACCTGGACATGGCGCGCTCGGCGATGGCGGAGGTGGGCCGCACGGTGCCCATCATCGCGAAGCTGGAGAAGCCGGAGGCCATCGCGCGGCTGGACGCCATCCTGGACAAGACGGACGGCGTGATGGTGGCGCGTGGCGACCTCGGCGTGGAGATTCCGCCCGAGGAGGTACCCTCGGTGCAGAAGGACATCGTGCGCCGGTGCAACATGAGGGGCCTGCCGGTCATCGTGGCCACGCAGATGCTCAACTCGATGATCGACAACCCGCGGCCCACGCGCGCCGAGGCCAGCGACGTGGCCAACGCCGTCTTCGATGGGGCGGACGCGGTGATGCTGTCGGGCGAGACGGCCAGCGGCAAGTTCCCCATCGAGTCGGTGCAGATGATGGAGCGCATCGTGCTGGCGGCCGAGTCCACCGTGCGGGCGCAGGGGCTGATGGCGCCGACGGAGTCTCCGGTGGGGCTGCCTTCGCACTTCCCGGACGTGATCGCGGCGAGCGCGTGCTACGCGGCGAAGCAGGCGGGGGCGTCGCTCATCGCGGCCTTCACGCTGTCGGGAGTGACGGCGCGGCTGCTGGCGCACTACCGGCCGCCGGTGCCCATCGTGGCCTTCAGCCCGAACCAGGAAGTGCGCCGCCGGCTGGCGCTGCTGTGGGGCGTGGTGCCGCGGGTGCTCGAGCCCATCCAGGAGACCGAGGCGATGGTGCGCCGGGTGGAAGAGGAACTGGTCTCGCGGGGTCTGGCGCGCAAGGGAGACCGGGTGGTCATCGTCTTCGGAGCGCCGGTGGGTCAGCCCGGTAAAATCAACAGCATGCGGCTGCACATCATCGGCAGCTGA
- a CDS encoding glycoside hydrolase family 1 protein, with the protein MSAHDMTFPDNFTFGVATAAYQVEGGIENDWSEWERAGKLKEPHVRCGRAVDHWNRYEEDYGLALDVGATAFRVSLEWARIEPERGRLDGAVLEAYRERLLRMKARGLRPVVTLHHFTHPTWFHRETPWHLPGSVESFRAYARVCAPLLKGLDALVISLNEPMVLLLGGYLQGLMPPGIADGAKTMLALENMVRAHVAAREELQAVLGEVELGISQNMLAFAPDRWWHPLDRALVRLGAQAYNHAFHEALVSGQLRVNMPGIGSTRVDVPGARGSCDFIGMNYYTRAHLRFIPRPPFISFQYRDTRRRGLTDIGWELWPEGFGQILRELKRYGLPVWVTENGVDDREGQRRPAYLHNHLGQVLQARAQGVDVRGYLYWSLLDNFEWLEGWGPRFGLYYVDFETLERRPTPACHYFKEVATTRRLVPPQPSAAR; encoded by the coding sequence ATGAGTGCTCACGACATGACCTTCCCCGACAACTTCACCTTCGGCGTCGCCACCGCCGCGTACCAGGTAGAGGGCGGCATCGAGAACGACTGGTCCGAGTGGGAGCGAGCTGGAAAGCTGAAGGAGCCCCACGTGCGCTGCGGCCGCGCGGTGGACCACTGGAACCGCTACGAGGAGGACTACGGCCTGGCGCTCGACGTGGGCGCCACCGCCTTCCGCGTGTCGCTGGAGTGGGCTCGCATCGAGCCGGAGCGCGGACGCCTGGATGGCGCGGTGCTCGAGGCCTACCGCGAGCGGCTGCTGCGGATGAAGGCGCGCGGCCTGCGCCCGGTGGTGACGCTCCACCACTTCACCCACCCCACCTGGTTCCACCGCGAGACGCCGTGGCACCTGCCCGGAAGCGTGGAGTCCTTCCGCGCCTACGCGCGCGTCTGCGCCCCTCTTCTCAAGGGGTTGGATGCACTCGTCATCTCCCTCAACGAGCCCATGGTGCTGCTGCTCGGCGGCTACCTGCAGGGCCTCATGCCGCCGGGCATCGCCGACGGCGCGAAGACGATGCTCGCGCTGGAGAACATGGTGCGCGCCCACGTGGCCGCGCGCGAGGAGCTCCAGGCGGTGCTCGGCGAGGTGGAGCTGGGCATCTCGCAGAACATGCTGGCCTTCGCGCCGGACCGGTGGTGGCACCCACTGGACCGGGCGCTCGTGCGGCTGGGCGCCCAGGCCTACAACCACGCCTTCCACGAGGCGCTGGTGTCCGGCCAGCTCCGGGTGAACATGCCCGGCATCGGCTCCACCCGCGTGGACGTCCCCGGTGCGCGCGGCTCGTGCGACTTCATCGGGATGAACTACTACACGCGCGCCCACCTGCGCTTCATCCCGCGCCCCCCCTTCATCTCCTTCCAGTACCGGGACACGCGCCGCCGGGGCCTCACCGACATCGGCTGGGAGCTCTGGCCCGAGGGCTTCGGCCAGATTCTGCGCGAGCTCAAGCGCTACGGGCTGCCGGTGTGGGTGACGGAGAACGGCGTGGATGACCGCGAGGGACAGCGCCGGCCCGCCTACCTCCACAACCACCTGGGCCAGGTGCTGCAGGCGCGCGCCCAGGGCGTGGACGTGCGCGGCTACCTCTATTGGAGTCTCCTGGACAACTTCGAGTGGCTGGAGGGATGGGGGCCGCGCTTCGGTCTCTACTACGTGGACTTCGAGACGCTCGAGCGCCGCCCCACCCCGGCCTGCCACTATTTCAAGGAGGTCGCCACGACGCGGCGGCTCGTCCCGCCTCAGCCGAGCGCCGCCCGGTAG